A stretch of the Spartinivicinus poritis genome encodes the following:
- a CDS encoding ricin-type beta-trefoil lectin domain protein, producing MINKPLPLAALTLAMCSTWSFADVNEEIKTYMEEFHQNPAAVMDKLPPKTGYSATLFSENAITNRDYIQYKDQTRQKIIQGENTNLDIPRAPINYNNDNPARLVDLGNNVISNLYTLDKKAPKQRSLEVQPWSDTYWPLYSGAAAWRYADSDLWRSSPSSWKDYWNFSYVTKPVASYTGQARDNLSPAEKYDLLMGDSNYTLTQNAWNSGKGYYERSGKVERWMGLCHGWAPAAYMLPRPTKTLTVKDANGENLTFYPSDIKALATLLWANARFNTRFIGSRCNIKNPQRDANGRIINNVCFDTNPGTWHMSVVNQIGISGRSLIMDATYDYQVWNQPIQSYKVTYFNPQTNASYSSAKAATIPLSNYTNDKFSSYRGSQSTHIVGVRMDVSYVVETNPSHRRTDSPQYDGITKVSYYYDLELNNQGKILGGEWYSSRHPDFLWTPTPKAMAKSWQDGSGKWSAGQSVPANWKSKAKQSSRYGQPLTSVVNELFSRASGGSSTPSDEWRQIVSDDGLCLDVADNGTTDGTNVLAWDCHSGNNQKWWQDRYGRLHPAHATNMCAAAKLNEGGKLVIERCNNTRAQRWQWNGNYLRNLANFNLSLTYNPDSWQAMITSDHDMTWSWQ from the coding sequence ATGATTAACAAACCGCTACCCTTGGCAGCTTTAACATTGGCGATGTGCTCTACCTGGTCATTTGCAGATGTAAATGAAGAAATAAAAACCTATATGGAGGAGTTTCACCAGAACCCTGCAGCCGTAATGGACAAACTGCCACCGAAAACAGGATATTCTGCCACATTATTTTCTGAAAACGCTATCACTAACAGAGATTACATTCAATATAAAGATCAAACTCGACAAAAAATCATTCAAGGAGAAAATACTAATTTAGATATCCCAAGAGCACCTATAAATTATAACAATGACAACCCTGCCCGGTTAGTTGACTTAGGCAATAATGTCATTAGCAACTTATATACACTCGATAAAAAAGCACCTAAACAGCGCTCATTAGAAGTACAACCTTGGTCAGATACTTATTGGCCACTTTATTCAGGTGCAGCCGCCTGGCGTTATGCAGATAGTGACTTATGGCGTTCATCACCATCTAGCTGGAAAGACTACTGGAATTTTAGTTATGTAACTAAACCTGTTGCTTCTTACACTGGCCAAGCTCGAGATAATTTATCCCCAGCAGAAAAATATGACCTTTTAATGGGTGATTCCAACTATACCCTTACTCAAAATGCCTGGAATAGCGGTAAAGGCTATTATGAGCGCAGTGGCAAGGTAGAACGTTGGATGGGGTTATGTCATGGCTGGGCACCAGCGGCTTATATGCTGCCACGCCCAACAAAAACCTTAACAGTAAAAGATGCCAATGGTGAAAATCTTACCTTCTATCCATCCGATATAAAAGCGTTGGCTACTTTACTGTGGGCTAATGCCCGGTTCAATACTCGCTTTATTGGCAGCCGCTGTAATATTAAAAACCCTCAGCGAGATGCTAATGGCCGGATAATTAATAATGTATGTTTTGATACAAACCCCGGCACCTGGCATATGTCTGTGGTGAATCAGATAGGCATCTCTGGTCGTAGCTTAATTATGGATGCCACCTATGATTATCAAGTGTGGAACCAACCGATCCAGTCTTATAAAGTTACCTACTTTAATCCACAAACTAACGCTAGTTATTCATCTGCCAAAGCTGCCACTATCCCTCTATCAAACTATACCAATGATAAGTTTAGTAGCTATCGTGGTAGTCAATCTACTCATATTGTTGGGGTAAGAATGGATGTGTCTTATGTTGTTGAAACGAATCCATCCCATCGACGTACCGATAGCCCTCAGTATGATGGTATTACTAAAGTCAGTTATTACTATGATTTAGAGTTAAATAACCAAGGAAAAATCTTAGGTGGTGAGTGGTATAGTAGTCGTCATCCTGATTTCCTCTGGACGCCAACACCAAAAGCCATGGCTAAATCTTGGCAAGATGGATCAGGTAAGTGGAGTGCAGGTCAATCTGTTCCTGCTAACTGGAAGAGCAAAGCCAAGCAGTCATCTCGTTATGGCCAGCCATTAACTTCTGTAGTTAATGAGTTGTTTTCTCGCGCCTCTGGTGGCAGTAGTACACCTAGCGACGAGTGGCGTCAAATAGTATCTGATGATGGTTTATGTTTAGATGTTGCTGACAATGGCACGACTGATGGTACAAACGTTCTGGCTTGGGACTGTCATTCAGGTAATAACCAAAAATGGTGGCAAGACCGCTATGGTCGACTACATCCAGCCCACGCAACCAATATGTGTGCAGCAGCGAAGTTAAACGAAGGTGGTAAGTTAGTAATTGAACGTTGCAACAATACTCGTGCACAACGCTGGCAGTGGAATGGCAACTATTTACGGAATTTAGCTAACTTTAATTTATCCCTTACTTATAACCCAGACAGCTGGCAAGCAATGATCACATCAGATCATGATATGACTTGGTCTTGGCAGTAG
- a CDS encoding M48 family metallopeptidase produces the protein MNFFEWQRTAKRKTKILVLLLIVSVIGISLILYFPLLFFFYYFQSGAVPSTEKAYLQIDWVNIPFFFACLAGVAFAVLCGSLFKTYKLSSGGYTVASALGGRKVNVNTTNFYEKRLLNVVEEMAIASGTTVPDVYILNSELAINAFAAGFQLEDAVIGVTRGCSERLTRDELEGVIAHEFSHIIHGDMRINIRLIGIVFGITMIAHLGEIILRGGHSGRSREGRTFLLGLAFVIAGSIGTFFASWIRSTISRTREYLADASALQYTRNPDGISNALRRIGGASVGTNLESANASEVSHMMFGSSSTGFFASLFASHPPLEKRIRKLQPSWDGRFLPPLNIAELEDKPEQTTSAQEQLNNTAAVMGFTSSVAAVTHHQLEQAINHIGQPEPEHIQYAQQLLKTLPIAINKGLHSPTDAPLYIMALVFAKEDDLQLQQLQLLSQHYPNTDTAVKVEQFANQIQIAAIPDPLALVEIAMPTLKQGSLVQRTKLEKSILPLIQVDKKISLFEWAVAAIIKHYFNKWAETHRAGKLSKEIKQFSSLTYEIPQVIGIICRVSGMPAEQQQHCFATAMLKLNINQDQLPSQLSFQKLYRALECCANLTPELKQQFINICCYCIEFNQKVTLKEAQILRAIAILIGCPIPPIVNTSLENR, from the coding sequence ATGAATTTCTTTGAGTGGCAAAGAACTGCCAAAAGAAAAACAAAAATACTAGTACTATTACTTATAGTTAGTGTTATTGGCATCAGCCTAATACTTTACTTTCCTCTTTTGTTTTTTTTCTACTACTTTCAAAGTGGTGCTGTTCCTTCCACAGAAAAAGCCTATCTACAAATTGACTGGGTCAATATACCTTTCTTTTTTGCTTGTTTAGCTGGTGTTGCATTTGCTGTTCTATGTGGCAGCCTATTTAAAACTTATAAATTATCTTCTGGAGGATATACAGTTGCTTCAGCTTTAGGTGGTAGAAAAGTTAATGTAAATACCACCAATTTCTATGAAAAACGTTTACTAAATGTTGTCGAAGAAATGGCTATTGCCTCAGGCACCACTGTTCCTGATGTTTATATTTTAAACTCTGAGCTGGCTATTAATGCCTTTGCTGCAGGTTTTCAGCTGGAGGATGCTGTGATTGGCGTTACTCGAGGCTGCAGTGAAAGATTAACCCGTGATGAACTTGAAGGCGTTATTGCACATGAATTCAGTCATATCATTCATGGAGATATGCGAATCAATATCAGACTAATTGGGATTGTATTCGGTATTACGATGATTGCCCATTTAGGTGAAATTATATTACGAGGTGGCCATAGTGGCCGTAGCAGAGAAGGTAGAACCTTTCTCCTTGGGCTAGCATTTGTTATTGCAGGCTCTATTGGCACTTTTTTCGCCAGTTGGATCCGATCCACCATCAGTCGAACCCGTGAATATTTAGCAGATGCCTCTGCCCTGCAATACACTCGCAACCCAGATGGTATCAGCAATGCACTAAGGCGAATAGGCGGCGCCTCTGTAGGCACTAACCTGGAGTCAGCTAATGCCAGCGAAGTCAGTCATATGATGTTTGGTAGCAGCTCAACAGGTTTTTTTGCAAGTTTGTTTGCTTCTCACCCACCACTGGAGAAGCGAATTAGAAAATTACAACCCAGCTGGGATGGCAGGTTTTTACCCCCATTAAATATAGCAGAGCTCGAAGATAAACCTGAGCAAACAACCTCTGCCCAAGAGCAATTAAATAATACCGCAGCAGTCATGGGTTTTACTTCTTCTGTTGCTGCAGTGACTCACCATCAACTAGAACAAGCGATTAATCATATTGGCCAACCCGAACCTGAACATATTCAATATGCTCAGCAGTTGTTAAAAACCTTACCCATTGCTATCAACAAGGGACTTCATTCACCCACTGATGCTCCGCTGTACATTATGGCCTTAGTTTTTGCTAAGGAAGATGATCTGCAATTACAACAATTACAGCTACTGTCTCAACATTACCCTAATACGGATACAGCCGTAAAAGTAGAGCAGTTTGCAAACCAAATCCAAATAGCGGCAATACCAGACCCATTAGCATTAGTTGAAATAGCTATGCCCACATTAAAACAAGGAAGTTTGGTACAACGTACCAAGTTAGAAAAAAGCATACTGCCGCTCATTCAAGTGGATAAGAAAATTTCATTATTTGAGTGGGCTGTTGCTGCTATTATAAAGCATTATTTTAATAAGTGGGCAGAAACTCATCGTGCAGGCAAGTTATCTAAAGAAATAAAGCAGTTTAGTAGTTTAACCTATGAAATCCCTCAAGTAATTGGCATTATTTGTCGTGTCTCGGGTATGCCTGCTGAGCAACAACAACACTGCTTTGCAACAGCGATGCTAAAACTAAATATTAATCAAGACCAGCTACCATCCCAACTTTCCTTCCAAAAACTTTACAGAGCACTAGAATGTTGTGCAAACCTAACACCAGAGCTTAAGCAGCAATTTATAAACATTTGCTGCTATTGCATTGAGTTCAATCAAAAGGTCACCTTAAAAGAGGCACAAATATTGAGAGCTATTGCTATTTTAATCGGTTGCCCAATCCCTCCTATCGTCAACACATCGTTAGAGAATCGTTAA